One part of the Actinomyces howellii genome encodes these proteins:
- a CDS encoding ribonuclease HII encodes MRTRVLADRGAERELLAAHGLVGGMDEVGRGSLAGPVTVGLVVVSASTPDHLPEGLADSKQLSPRRRQALVEPCRAWATDHAVCHASAAEIDELGIMGALRLAGRRALSEVASRGHLPGALILDGPVDWLAPHGPGGPGAPGGQGPPAAGPTTSAAPLVRTQVGADAGCAVVAAASVLAKVERDALMAALPDPGYGWASNKGYASAAHVQALARLGADEQHRRSWRLPGLTGG; translated from the coding sequence GTGAGGACACGGGTCCTGGCCGACCGCGGCGCCGAGAGGGAGCTCCTGGCCGCCCACGGGCTCGTCGGGGGCATGGACGAGGTCGGGCGAGGCTCCCTGGCCGGGCCGGTCACCGTCGGCCTCGTGGTCGTCTCGGCCAGCACCCCCGACCACCTGCCCGAGGGCCTGGCCGACTCCAAGCAGCTGAGCCCCAGGCGGCGCCAGGCACTGGTCGAGCCGTGCCGCGCCTGGGCCACCGACCACGCGGTCTGCCACGCCAGCGCCGCGGAGATCGACGAGCTGGGCATCATGGGGGCCCTTCGGCTGGCCGGCCGACGGGCGCTGTCCGAGGTGGCCTCGCGCGGGCACCTGCCAGGCGCGCTCATCCTCGACGGCCCGGTCGACTGGCTGGCTCCCCACGGTCCCGGCGGGCCCGGAGCCCCGGGCGGGCAGGGCCCGCCCGCCGCGGGCCCCACGACGAGCGCCGCCCCGCTCGTGCGCACCCAGGTCGGTGCCGACGCCGGCTGCGCCGTCGTCGCGGCCGCCTCCGTCCTGGCCAAGGTCGAGCGCGACGCCCTCATGGCCGCCCTGCCCGACCCCGGCTACGGGTGGGCCTCGAACAAGGGATACGCCTCAGCCGCGCACGTCCAGGCCCTGGCCCGCCTGGGGGCCGACGAGCAGCACCGCCGGTCCTGGCGGCTGCCGGGCCTCACGGGCGGCTGA
- a CDS encoding YraN family protein produces the protein MTQTPSESEPRPPTRRETGSRGEDIAARYLVDRGWLILERNWRPGRGAGLRGELDIIALDPEPGPEHHEAGPAPRPGLVVVEVKTRTSLRAGAPAEAVDSLKLARLRALAGAWVAGSTVDHEGLRIDVVSVLLRPGQPAVLRHHRGVGQ, from the coding sequence ATGACACAGACACCATCGGAGTCCGAGCCCAGGCCCCCGACACGCAGGGAGACAGGCTCGCGCGGGGAGGACATCGCGGCGCGCTACCTGGTCGACCGGGGCTGGCTCATCCTCGAGCGCAACTGGCGCCCCGGCCGCGGCGCGGGGCTGCGCGGCGAGCTCGACATCATCGCCCTCGACCCCGAGCCCGGTCCTGAGCACCACGAGGCCGGGCCTGCGCCACGGCCCGGCCTCGTGGTCGTCGAGGTCAAGACGCGCACGAGCCTGAGGGCCGGCGCCCCCGCCGAGGCCGTCGACTCCCTCAAGCTCGCCCGCCTGCGCGCGCTGGCCGGTGCCTGGGTGGCGGGCAGCACGGTCGACCACGAGGGGCTGCGCATCGACGTCGTCTCCGTCCTCCTGCGCCCCGGTCAGCCCGCCGTCCTGCGCCACCACCGAGGGGTGGGGCAGTGA
- the rpsP gene encoding 30S ribosomal protein S16, giving the protein MAVKIRLKRMGKKFAPFYRVVVLDSRKKRDGRVIEEIGLYDPMQEPSLIRIDSERAQYWLSVGAQPTDTVFKLLKITGDYQKFKGLPGAEGTLKVKDADADALAKEAAVKAAADEAEKRKAAAAEAKAAADKEAAEAAEAAGSEESAESAEAPAEEA; this is encoded by the coding sequence GTGGCAGTCAAGATTCGCCTCAAGCGCATGGGCAAGAAGTTCGCCCCCTTCTACCGGGTCGTCGTCCTCGACTCCCGCAAGAAGCGCGACGGCCGTGTCATCGAGGAGATCGGTCTGTACGACCCGATGCAGGAGCCCTCGCTCATCCGCATCGACTCCGAGCGGGCCCAGTACTGGCTCAGCGTGGGCGCCCAGCCCACCGACACCGTGTTCAAGCTGCTCAAGATCACGGGCGACTACCAGAAGTTCAAGGGCCTGCCGGGTGCCGAGGGCACCCTCAAGGTCAAGGACGCCGACGCCGACGCCCTCGCCAAGGAGGCCGCCGTCAAGGCCGCGGCCGACGAGGCCGAGAAGCGCAAGGCCGCGGCCGCCGAGGCCAAGGCGGCGGCTGACAAGGAGGCGGCTGAGGCCGCCGAGGCCGCAGGCTCCGAGGAGTCCGCGGAGTCCGCCGAGGCCCCGGCCGAGGAGGCCTGA
- the trmD gene encoding tRNA (guanosine(37)-N1)-methyltransferase TrmD, whose amino-acid sequence MRLDVVTIFPDYLRVLNLSLIGRAAAEGLIDLRVHDLRAWTHDRHRTVDDTPLGGGPGMVMRPDVWGLALDEVLGREEEGRPATAPEPPRRQVLVMPTPAGEVFTQRTAEDLAGADHLVLACGRYEGIDARVAEHYREAGVEVRELSIGDYVLNGGEAAAVVIIEAVARLVPGVLGNPGSVVEESHSRAGLLEHPVYTRPVTWRSLEPDPVLLGGDHGRVARTRRDQALLRTAVRRPDMVERLDPAELDAADRAVLAGLGWAVPQGAAHPVLLRLRTATESDLPALVELAGRTFPDACPPQLSEADIAEHVRTRLSLGAFTEWVADPRAVLVVAELSPGAGSTAPGLVGYSLVLLEPLEGPGPRGLDPRPDGLDAPPGPDGGTGLAAELSKVYVDAPLRGSGLAPALLDRAVRDAASRGVSLLWLGTHDRNRRAQRAYRRAGFARVGSRTYQVGASRCRDVVMAVNPQERDGDRP is encoded by the coding sequence CTGCGGCTCGACGTCGTCACGATCTTCCCCGACTACCTGCGTGTCCTTAACCTGTCCCTCATCGGCCGGGCCGCGGCCGAGGGCCTCATCGACCTCAGGGTCCACGACCTGCGCGCCTGGACCCACGACCGCCACCGCACGGTCGACGACACGCCCCTGGGCGGCGGCCCGGGCATGGTCATGAGGCCCGACGTGTGGGGCCTGGCCCTCGACGAGGTCCTGGGCCGGGAGGAGGAGGGCCGTCCCGCCACCGCCCCGGAGCCGCCCCGCCGTCAGGTGCTCGTCATGCCCACCCCCGCCGGGGAGGTCTTCACTCAGCGCACCGCCGAGGACCTGGCGGGCGCCGACCACCTCGTCCTGGCCTGCGGCCGTTACGAGGGCATCGACGCGCGGGTGGCCGAGCACTACCGTGAGGCGGGCGTGGAGGTGCGTGAGCTGTCCATCGGCGACTACGTCCTCAACGGAGGGGAGGCGGCCGCCGTCGTCATCATCGAGGCGGTGGCCCGCCTCGTCCCCGGCGTCCTGGGCAACCCCGGCTCGGTGGTCGAGGAGTCCCACTCCCGGGCGGGGCTGCTCGAGCACCCCGTCTACACCCGGCCGGTGACGTGGCGGTCCCTCGAGCCCGACCCCGTCCTCCTGGGAGGGGACCACGGCCGCGTCGCCCGTACCCGCAGGGACCAGGCGCTGCTCCGTACCGCCGTGCGCCGCCCCGACATGGTCGAGCGCCTCGACCCCGCCGAGCTCGACGCCGCCGACCGCGCGGTCCTGGCCGGCCTGGGCTGGGCGGTGCCGCAGGGGGCCGCACACCCCGTGCTACTCCGGCTGCGCACGGCCACCGAGTCCGACCTGCCGGCCCTCGTCGAGCTCGCCGGCAGGACCTTCCCGGACGCCTGCCCGCCCCAGCTCTCCGAGGCCGACATCGCCGAGCACGTGCGCACGAGGCTGTCGCTGGGGGCCTTCACCGAGTGGGTCGCCGACCCACGGGCGGTGCTCGTCGTGGCCGAGCTGTCCCCGGGCGCGGGCAGCACGGCCCCCGGCCTCGTCGGCTACAGCCTCGTCCTCCTCGAGCCCCTCGAGGGACCCGGCCCCCGGGGACTGGACCCGCGTCCCGACGGGCTCGACGCCCCGCCGGGGCCGGACGGCGGCACGGGGCTGGCGGCCGAGCTGTCGAAGGTGTACGTCGACGCCCCCCTGCGCGGCTCCGGCCTCGCCCCGGCCCTGCTGGACCGGGCGGTGCGCGACGCCGCGAGCAGGGGCGTGAGCCTCCTGTGGCTGGGGACCCACGACCGCAACCGGCGCGCGCAGCGGGCCTACCGGCGTGCCGGATTCGCCCGCGTCGGCTCACGCACCTACCAGGTGGGCGCGAGCCGCTGCCGTGACGTCGTCATGGCGGTCAACCCCCAGGAACGCGACGGTGATCGCCCATGA
- the rimM gene encoding ribosome maturation factor RimM (Essential for efficient processing of 16S rRNA) translates to MLLTVAVIGPAHALKGEVRLEIRTDDPRGRLAPGTVLPAEPATGPAAAGSLTVKRLRFDGSRWFAAFVEAGDRTAAEALRGVRLLVDTDTEDRGQDGAQEAWYAHELVGLRAVHVEGAELGEVVDLEPGVAQDRLVVRTGEGHEVAVPFVAELVPQVDPQAGVVTIDPPGGLFPGLGSAEEAR, encoded by the coding sequence GTGCTTCTCACCGTCGCCGTCATCGGCCCTGCCCACGCGCTCAAGGGCGAGGTCCGCCTCGAGATCCGCACCGACGACCCCCGGGGCCGGCTGGCACCGGGCACCGTCCTGCCCGCCGAGCCCGCCACCGGCCCGGCCGCGGCAGGCAGCCTGACCGTCAAGCGCCTGCGCTTCGACGGCTCGCGGTGGTTCGCGGCCTTCGTCGAGGCGGGCGACCGCACCGCGGCCGAGGCGTTGCGGGGGGTCAGGCTCCTGGTCGACACCGACACCGAGGACCGTGGCCAGGACGGGGCCCAGGAGGCCTGGTACGCCCACGAGCTCGTGGGCCTGCGCGCCGTGCACGTCGAGGGGGCCGAGCTCGGCGAGGTCGTCGACCTCGAGCCGGGCGTGGCCCAGGACAGGCTCGTCGTGCGCACCGGCGAGGGCCACGAGGTCGCCGTGCCCTTCGTCGCCGAGCTCGTCCCGCAGGTGGACCCGCAGGCGGGCGTCGTGACCATCGATCCGCCCGGGGGCCTCTTCCCGGGGCTGGGCAGCGCCGAGGAGGCGCGTTGA
- the lepB gene encoding signal peptidase I, producing the protein MTSPLDKTSGHLDPSDPAASSPTTPGASASSAPSPGGAEGPAPGAASPGAAGDAGDPEDGALPPSFPPTTRPEPLPVPGSEPPRPARRRGSTLLVVVVVLVLTALIKTFVLQTFEIPSASMEPTLMTGDRVIVTVYDAGQVERGDVVVFADPGGWLHVEEPTGLRGAVQDTLELLRLLPQDTGHHLIKRVIGLPGDHIVATGQGPITVNGVTIDETYLPEGMASSETAFEVTVPEDCVWVMGDNRTNSMDSRFHRDDAHGGAVPLEQVVGVTKAVLWPPGRAGLLEDPRSVFSQVPAPSSAQ; encoded by the coding sequence GTGACCTCACCGCTGGACAAGACCTCCGGCCACCTCGATCCTTCCGACCCTGCGGCCTCCTCCCCGACGACCCCCGGCGCGAGTGCCTCCAGCGCCCCCTCACCCGGTGGCGCCGAGGGCCCCGCTCCCGGCGCCGCGTCCCCGGGTGCCGCCGGCGACGCCGGCGATCCTGAGGACGGCGCCCTGCCGCCCTCCTTCCCGCCGACGACCAGGCCAGAGCCCCTGCCGGTACCCGGGTCCGAGCCACCGCGCCCCGCCCGCAGGCGCGGCTCGACGCTCCTCGTGGTCGTCGTCGTGCTCGTGCTCACCGCCCTCATCAAGACCTTCGTCCTCCAGACCTTCGAGATCCCCTCGGCCTCGATGGAGCCCACGCTCATGACCGGGGACCGCGTGATCGTAACCGTCTACGACGCCGGTCAGGTCGAGCGCGGCGACGTCGTCGTCTTCGCCGACCCGGGCGGCTGGCTCCACGTCGAGGAGCCCACCGGGCTGCGCGGCGCCGTCCAGGACACCCTCGAGCTCCTGCGCCTCCTGCCCCAGGACACCGGCCACCACCTCATCAAGCGCGTCATCGGGCTGCCCGGTGACCACATCGTGGCCACGGGACAGGGACCGATCACGGTCAACGGCGTCACCATCGACGAGACCTACCTGCCTGAGGGCATGGCCTCCTCCGAGACCGCCTTCGAGGTCACCGTCCCCGAGGACTGCGTGTGGGTCATGGGGGACAACCGCACGAACTCGATGGACTCCCGCTTCCACCGCGACGACGCCCACGGCGGGGCCGTCCCCCTCGAGCAGGTCGTCGGCGTGACCAAGGCGGTCCTGTGGCCACCGGGGCGCGCCGGCCTCCTGGAGGACCCCCGCAGCGTCTTCTCGCAGGTCCCGGCCCCCTCCTCGGCGCAGTGA
- a CDS encoding DNA-processing protein DprA produces the protein MTRLPYDLGDEALARATWARLAEPADAAACLLVSALGAGGALEWLLAEALDPDGGPRPDPRPPAPTSGDPGTASRTWAGAAARWAPRLAGLDIRRELGVLESVGGSLLIPGDPWWPVGLDALDRPPHCLWVRGDPALLATGPQGRGAQAATADDLPEPPPSSGPPGRPEDEAHEGGTVRTRTREDLLPSGPGAGRALAVVGARASSAYGERVAADMSGDLTRQGVLVVSGGAFGIDAAAHRGALCEGPTLTVSAGGVERLYPRGNTDLLEEVISTGALVAEVPPGCQPGRHRFLTRNRLIAALSDATVVVEAAWRSGALSTAHHAQELGRPVGAVPGPVSSMGSVGCHRLLRAGAVCVTDAQEALELVTPLGATDPDGDKARDPLHAGAGLLDGLDGDASRVMDAMPARGWAGPAALARSAGLSEKATEAALGLLELAARVESDGSRWRRRRR, from the coding sequence ATGACCCGCCTGCCCTACGACCTCGGCGACGAGGCGCTGGCCCGGGCCACCTGGGCCCGGCTGGCCGAGCCGGCCGACGCGGCCGCCTGCCTGCTCGTGTCCGCCCTGGGGGCCGGTGGCGCCCTCGAGTGGCTTCTCGCTGAGGCGCTCGACCCCGATGGGGGGCCGCGGCCCGATCCGCGGCCCCCGGCACCGACCTCCGGCGACCCGGGGACGGCGAGCCGGACGTGGGCCGGCGCCGCGGCCCGGTGGGCGCCACGGCTGGCGGGGCTGGACATCCGCCGCGAGCTCGGTGTCCTGGAGTCGGTCGGTGGCAGCCTCCTCATCCCCGGGGACCCGTGGTGGCCCGTCGGGCTCGACGCGCTCGACCGACCGCCCCACTGCCTGTGGGTGCGCGGAGACCCCGCGCTCCTGGCCACCGGCCCCCAGGGCAGGGGAGCCCAGGCCGCGACGGCCGACGACCTCCCGGAGCCGCCTCCCTCGTCAGGACCGCCTGGGCGCCCTGAGGACGAGGCGCACGAGGGCGGGACGGTGCGCACCCGCACCCGGGAGGATCTCCTGCCCTCGGGCCCTGGAGCGGGACGCGCCCTGGCGGTTGTCGGGGCCCGCGCCTCGAGCGCCTACGGGGAGCGTGTGGCCGCCGACATGTCCGGCGACCTGACCCGCCAGGGCGTCCTGGTCGTCTCGGGGGGAGCCTTCGGCATCGACGCCGCGGCGCACCGTGGTGCGCTGTGCGAGGGCCCAACCCTGACGGTGTCGGCCGGCGGGGTCGAGCGGCTCTACCCGCGGGGCAACACCGACCTGCTTGAGGAGGTCATCTCCACCGGGGCCCTCGTCGCCGAGGTCCCCCCGGGCTGCCAGCCCGGTCGACACCGCTTCCTGACCCGCAACCGCCTCATCGCGGCGCTGTCCGACGCCACGGTCGTGGTCGAGGCCGCCTGGCGCTCCGGGGCGCTGTCCACCGCCCACCACGCTCAGGAGCTGGGACGCCCCGTCGGGGCCGTGCCCGGGCCCGTCAGCTCCATGGGCTCGGTGGGCTGCCACAGGCTCCTGCGCGCCGGGGCCGTGTGCGTCACCGACGCCCAGGAGGCCCTCGAGCTCGTCACGCCCCTGGGAGCGACCGACCCCGACGGGGACAAGGCCCGCGACCCGCTCCACGCCGGGGCCGGCCTGCTCGACGGGCTCGACGGCGACGCCTCCCGGGTCATGGACGCGATGCCCGCCCGGGGCTGGGCGGGCCCTGCGGCCCTGGCCCGCAGCGCGGGACTCTCCGAGAAGGCCACCGAGGCCGCCCTCGGCCTGCTCGAGCTCGCCGCACGGGTCGAGAGCGACGGCTCCCGCTGGCGCAGGCGCCGCCGGTAG
- the rplS gene encoding 50S ribosomal protein L19: protein MNLIDEINAASLRDDVPAFRPGDTLKVHVKVVEGNRSRVQVFQGVVIARKGAGVSETFTVRKISLGVGVERTFPLHTPSIDKIEVVTRGDVRRAKLYYLRNLRGKAAKIKERRED, encoded by the coding sequence ATGAACCTGATCGACGAGATCAACGCCGCCTCACTGCGCGACGACGTCCCCGCCTTCCGTCCCGGGGACACCCTCAAGGTGCACGTCAAGGTCGTCGAGGGCAACCGCTCGCGCGTCCAGGTCTTCCAGGGTGTCGTCATCGCCCGCAAGGGCGCCGGCGTGTCCGAGACCTTCACCGTGCGCAAGATCTCCCTGGGCGTCGGTGTCGAGCGCACCTTCCCGCTGCACACCCCCTCGATCGACAAGATCGAGGTCGTCACCCGCGGTGACGTGCGTCGCGCCAAGCTGTACTACCTGCGCAACCTGCGCGGCAAGGCCGCCAAGATCAAGGAGCGCCGGGAGGACTGA
- a CDS encoding RNA-binding protein, producing MLADALEHLVRGIVDHPDDVTVTSRSLRRGDLLEVRVNPEDLGRVIGRSGRTARALRTVVGALADEPVRVDVVDTDRR from the coding sequence ATGCTGGCCGACGCGCTCGAGCACCTCGTGCGGGGCATCGTCGACCACCCCGACGACGTCACCGTCACCTCTCGGTCGCTGCGCCGCGGCGACCTGCTCGAGGTGCGGGTCAACCCCGAGGACCTCGGACGCGTCATCGGCCGCTCGGGCCGCACGGCCCGCGCCCTGCGCACGGTCGTCGGAGCCCTGGCGGACGAGCCCGTGCGGGTCGACGTCGTCGACACCGACCGCAGGTAG
- a CDS encoding YifB family Mg chelatase-like AAA ATPase: protein MALARTLAVTLTGLEGHLVDVEAHCAQGLPGFTLVGLPDAAVRESRERVRAALGSCGVTWGEHRLTVNLSPADLPKTGTGVDLALALAVLGARGKLARRAVEQMASTVHLGELGLDGSVHAVRGILPSVRAAVAAGIEEVVVARAAAHEAGLVRGARITAVSHLGELVERYGGQLPSHAGTLLERSRDRDRIQRPEPTGAGPVPDLADVVGQPRARHALEVAAAGGHHLLLVGPPGAGKTMLAERLPSILPPLEADDAVTVTSLHSLAGTFSPEAGLLTAPPLRAPHHTASRAAVIGGGAGLPRPGDVSLAHRGVLFLDEAPEFPGGVLDCLRQPLESGEVRIDRAAGRATFPAAFQLVLAANPCPCGRGGGRGLECTCTSLQRRRYFSRLSGPLLDRVDIQIEVEAVTARDLRASGPQESSAVVAQRVAQARERAARRLSGTPWRLMGQVPGSWLRSAASGTDPCLLAPLMAALDRGDLTLRGVDRVLRVAWTLADLSARPAPGAAELGAALSLRTRGARP, encoded by the coding sequence ATGGCGCTGGCACGCACCCTGGCCGTCACCCTCACCGGCCTGGAGGGGCACCTGGTCGACGTCGAGGCCCACTGCGCCCAGGGACTGCCCGGCTTCACCCTCGTGGGGCTGCCCGACGCAGCCGTGCGCGAGTCGCGCGAGCGGGTCCGCGCGGCCCTGGGCAGCTGCGGGGTGACCTGGGGCGAGCACCGGCTCACCGTCAACCTCTCCCCGGCCGACCTGCCCAAGACCGGCACCGGGGTCGACCTGGCCCTCGCCCTGGCCGTCCTGGGCGCCCGCGGCAAGCTGGCGCGCCGCGCCGTGGAGCAGATGGCCTCCACCGTCCACCTCGGAGAGCTCGGCCTGGACGGCTCGGTCCACGCCGTGCGCGGCATCCTGCCCTCGGTGCGCGCCGCGGTGGCCGCGGGGATCGAGGAGGTGGTCGTGGCCCGCGCTGCCGCCCACGAGGCGGGTCTCGTGCGCGGCGCCCGGATCACCGCCGTCAGCCACCTCGGTGAGCTCGTCGAGCGCTACGGCGGGCAGCTGCCCTCCCACGCCGGCACGCTGCTCGAGCGCTCCCGCGACCGCGACCGGATCCAGAGACCCGAGCCCACCGGGGCAGGGCCCGTGCCCGACCTGGCCGACGTCGTCGGCCAGCCCCGGGCCCGCCACGCCCTGGAGGTGGCGGCCGCCGGCGGGCACCACCTCCTCCTCGTGGGCCCGCCGGGGGCGGGCAAGACGATGCTGGCCGAGAGGCTGCCCTCGATCCTTCCTCCCCTCGAGGCCGACGACGCCGTGACCGTCACCTCCCTGCACTCCCTGGCAGGCACCTTCAGCCCCGAGGCCGGACTGCTCACGGCCCCGCCGCTGCGAGCCCCCCACCACACCGCCAGCCGGGCGGCGGTCATCGGCGGGGGAGCGGGCCTCCCGCGTCCGGGCGACGTGTCCCTGGCCCACCGGGGGGTGCTCTTCCTCGACGAGGCCCCGGAGTTCCCCGGCGGGGTGCTCGACTGCCTGCGCCAGCCCCTGGAGTCCGGTGAGGTGAGGATCGACCGGGCGGCGGGCCGGGCCACCTTCCCGGCGGCCTTCCAGCTTGTTCTGGCCGCCAACCCCTGCCCCTGCGGGCGCGGGGGCGGACGGGGCCTGGAGTGCACCTGCACCTCCCTGCAACGCCGCCGCTACTTCTCGCGCCTGTCGGGACCGCTGCTCGACCGCGTCGACATCCAGATCGAGGTCGAGGCGGTGACCGCCCGGGACCTGCGGGCCTCCGGTCCCCAGGAGTCCAGCGCCGTCGTCGCCCAGCGGGTGGCCCAGGCGCGTGAGCGCGCGGCCCGGAGGCTGTCTGGCACCCCGTGGCGGCTCATGGGCCAGGTGCCCGGGTCGTGGCTGCGCTCGGCGGCCTCGGGCACTGACCCCTGCCTGCTCGCCCCGCTCATGGCGGCGCTCGACCGGGGCGACCTCACCCTGCGCGGCGTCGACCGGGTGCTGCGGGTGGCCTGGACGCTGGCGGACCTGTCGGCCCGCCCCGCACCCGGGGCCGCCGAGCTCGGGGCGGCGCTGTCCCTGCGCACGCGAGGAGCCCGACCATGA
- the lepB gene encoding signal peptidase I, with protein MSAGQGTAGGGAGAAGTGELASRPLVDRGAALVRRVGALVAVVVVVALVRSLVFQMYVIPSGSMEDTLMEGDRIMVTLYDLDSIERGDVVVFTDPSDWLGEVAEPTGVRGLVQDLLVAVRVLPEDPGHHLVKRVIGLPGDHVVSDGQGSLTVNGVEITEPYLKPGRSASDIAFDVTVPEGYLWVMGDNRSNSADSRLHQADVHGGFVPLGNVVGVARRLIWPLSRWSALDGGTEAFATVPDPQTVPTAAPTPTPTP; from the coding sequence ATGAGCGCCGGCCAGGGCACCGCAGGCGGCGGGGCGGGCGCCGCGGGGACGGGTGAGCTCGCCAGCAGGCCCCTGGTCGACCGGGGGGCGGCGCTCGTGCGCCGCGTCGGCGCGCTCGTGGCCGTCGTCGTCGTCGTGGCCCTCGTGCGCTCCCTCGTCTTCCAGATGTACGTCATCCCCTCGGGCTCCATGGAGGACACCCTCATGGAGGGCGACCGGATCATGGTGACCCTCTACGACCTCGACTCGATCGAGCGGGGGGACGTCGTCGTGTTCACCGACCCCTCCGACTGGCTCGGCGAGGTCGCCGAGCCCACGGGGGTGCGCGGGCTCGTCCAGGACCTGCTCGTCGCCGTGCGCGTCCTGCCCGAGGACCCGGGCCACCACCTGGTCAAACGGGTCATCGGCCTGCCCGGCGACCACGTCGTGTCCGACGGCCAGGGCTCGCTCACGGTCAACGGGGTCGAGATCACCGAGCCCTACCTCAAGCCGGGCCGGTCCGCCTCCGACATCGCCTTCGACGTCACGGTCCCTGAGGGCTACCTGTGGGTCATGGGCGACAACCGCTCGAACTCGGCAGACTCCCGGCTCCACCAGGCCGACGTCCACGGGGGCTTCGTGCCCCTGGGCAACGTCGTCGGCGTGGCCCGCAGGCTCATCTGGCCCCTGAGCCGGTGGTCCGCCCTGGACGGCGGGACCGAGGCCTTCGCCACCGTTCCCGATCCCCAGACAGTGCCCACCGCCGCGCCCACCCCGACCCCGACGCCCTGA
- a CDS encoding DUF2469 domain-containing protein produces MSVEDLEAYENDLELDLYREYRDVVSLFSYVVETERRFYLANAVDVQVRTNGGEVFFELTLEDAWVWDIYRASRFVKSVHVVTFKDVNVEELSKPEIEVPS; encoded by the coding sequence GTGAGCGTTGAAGACCTTGAGGCCTACGAGAACGACCTGGAGCTCGACCTGTACCGGGAGTACCGGGACGTCGTGTCGTTGTTCTCCTACGTCGTGGAGACCGAGCGCCGGTTCTACCTCGCCAACGCCGTGGACGTCCAGGTGCGCACCAACGGGGGTGAGGTCTTCTTCGAGCTGACCCTCGAGGACGCCTGGGTGTGGGACATCTACCGCGCGAGCCGCTTCGTCAAGTCCGTTCACGTCGTCACCTTCAAGGACGTCAACGTCGAGGAGCTGAGCAAGCCCGAGATCGAGGTCCCCTCCTGA